One part of the Flavobacterium johnsoniae UW101 genome encodes these proteins:
- the hypF gene encoding carbamoyltransferase HypF, translating into MTPTFQITISGIVQGVGFRPFVYNTAIQFNLKGFVSNNEFGVVVIVQEEEKTIREFVAQLKKRHPKKAIINTIQVSEIETEERFDLFFIKPTEKGISINAPLTPDFAICKNCKEEILDPQNRRFYYPFTSCTSCGPRYAIAEKFPFERENTSMSPFKMCQTCLEEYLNPNDIRFHSQTNSCPECGIQIVFTDNNGTLISGTNKEIFESISEKLNQGQIIAVKNTSGYLLLCDGSNNQTVQELRNRKRRSAKPFAVLFSDFKQIKKHLLHDKTEKKLLKSTQAPIVILPIKNQKKLAVNEIAPNMKTIGAMLPNSGILHLISNLFQKPLVATSGNFNGSPLFFNQNEAVQSLNSIADYYLHHNLEIQNSQDDSVIRFSRKNKQKIVLRRARGLAPNIDNFHLNNTSDKILCLGAALKNTITISNQQIYQSEYIGNVLNYDTYKRFENRIQNYQHFFDFVPQTIVYDQHPSYDNNKIVSDFLKENPLLKTIKVQHHEAHFAAILGEKKLWKKSKILGVIWDGSGFGNENEIYGGEFFKYNRDEITRIGHLEYFPWILGDKMALNPKMSALSISQNDDYFQSFFNKNELTVYSKLIENSVIKTSSIGRLFDAVAFTLGFKGNISFEGQTGMFLENLAQKAFYKSNVKLKDYLKDENITNIIPSKKLLVQIVKAFQNNIDCNVIALNFHHTLVKCIEKTALFSKSKEIAFSGGVFQNSVLVDLIIDHLQPNYKLHFHETLSPNDENISFGQLNYYLHLKK; encoded by the coding sequence TTGACACCAACATTTCAAATAACAATTTCAGGCATTGTACAAGGTGTTGGTTTTCGGCCTTTTGTATACAATACTGCCATTCAGTTTAACCTGAAAGGCTTTGTTTCTAATAATGAATTTGGTGTTGTTGTAATTGTGCAGGAAGAAGAAAAAACAATAAGAGAATTTGTAGCCCAACTAAAAAAAAGACATCCAAAAAAAGCGATAATTAATACTATTCAGGTTTCAGAAATTGAAACGGAAGAAAGATTTGACCTCTTTTTTATAAAACCAACAGAAAAAGGCATTTCGATCAACGCGCCTTTGACACCCGATTTTGCTATATGTAAAAACTGTAAAGAAGAAATTCTGGATCCGCAAAACCGACGCTTTTATTATCCGTTTACAAGTTGTACGTCATGCGGACCCAGATATGCCATTGCTGAAAAATTTCCTTTTGAAAGAGAAAATACAAGTATGAGCCCATTCAAAATGTGCCAAACTTGTCTGGAAGAATACCTCAATCCAAACGATATACGTTTTCATTCGCAGACCAATTCATGTCCTGAATGCGGTATTCAGATTGTATTTACAGATAATAATGGAACTCTTATTTCTGGAACAAACAAAGAAATTTTCGAATCTATTTCAGAGAAATTAAATCAGGGACAAATAATTGCCGTAAAAAATACCTCAGGTTATTTACTGCTTTGCGATGGTTCAAATAATCAAACTGTTCAGGAATTACGAAATAGAAAAAGACGTTCAGCAAAACCTTTTGCTGTATTATTCTCTGATTTTAAACAAATTAAAAAGCATTTATTACATGATAAAACAGAAAAGAAACTTTTAAAATCGACACAGGCGCCTATTGTAATTTTACCCATAAAAAATCAAAAAAAATTAGCTGTAAATGAAATAGCTCCCAATATGAAAACTATTGGAGCAATGCTTCCCAATTCAGGAATATTGCATTTAATTTCTAATTTGTTTCAGAAACCATTAGTTGCAACGAGCGGTAATTTTAATGGTTCTCCCCTTTTTTTTAATCAAAATGAAGCCGTTCAATCCTTAAACTCCATTGCAGATTATTATCTGCATCACAATCTTGAAATTCAAAACTCACAAGATGACTCGGTAATTCGGTTTTCGAGAAAAAACAAACAAAAAATTGTTTTGCGCCGTGCGAGAGGTCTGGCGCCAAATATTGATAATTTTCATCTGAATAATACTTCAGACAAAATACTCTGTTTAGGAGCAGCATTAAAAAACACAATTACCATTTCAAACCAGCAAATATATCAAAGTGAATATATTGGAAATGTCTTGAATTATGATACGTATAAAAGGTTTGAAAATAGAATACAAAACTATCAGCATTTTTTTGATTTCGTTCCGCAGACAATAGTTTACGATCAGCATCCGAGTTACGATAACAATAAAATTGTTTCTGATTTTTTAAAAGAAAATCCTTTACTGAAAACTATAAAAGTTCAGCATCACGAAGCGCATTTTGCAGCGATTTTGGGAGAAAAAAAGCTTTGGAAAAAGTCTAAAATTCTAGGCGTTATTTGGGACGGTTCTGGATTTGGAAATGAAAACGAAATTTATGGCGGAGAATTTTTTAAATACAATCGCGACGAAATTACCCGAATAGGGCATTTAGAATATTTCCCCTGGATTTTAGGAGATAAAATGGCGTTAAATCCAAAAATGTCGGCGCTTTCTATCAGTCAAAATGATGATTATTTTCAGTCTTTTTTCAATAAAAACGAATTAACAGTTTACAGTAAACTTATTGAAAACAGTGTTATAAAAACTTCTTCGATAGGAAGATTATTTGATGCTGTTGCTTTTACATTGGGTTTTAAAGGAAACATTTCTTTTGAAGGTCAAACGGGTATGTTTTTAGAAAATCTGGCACAAAAGGCTTTTTACAAATCAAACGTAAAACTAAAGGATTATTTAAAGGATGAAAACATAACGAATATAATCCCGTCAAAAAAACTGCTGGTGCAGATCGTTAAAGCTTTTCAAAACAATATTGACTGTAATGTTATTGCTTTAAACTTTCATCACACTTTAGTGAAGTGCATTGAAAAAACAGCTTTGTTTTCAAAATCAAAAGAAATTGCTTTCAGCGGAGGCGTTTTTCAAAACTCTGTTCTGGTTGATTTAATTATAGATCATTTACAGCCAAATTACAAATTGCATTTTCATGAAACACTTTCTCCAAATGATGAAAATATTTCATTTGGACAACTCAATTATTATTTACATCTAAAAAAATAA
- a CDS encoding FKBP-type peptidyl-prolyl cis-trans isomerase, translating into MDILELLGHIGKTEEKDKISYSAGVVMALSLKDIGFEEIKYEDYVDGMKSVFDKSGEKISPKRSIDIFNNYVALLQEELKVKNAEIGTAFLAKNASKEGITVLSSGLQYEVLTEGNGRKPKITDTVNVIYEGYLINKDVFDSTKDTGPQKMRVLQTIKGWQEALQLMPEGSRWKIYIPHDLAYAEMGAPPIIQPNSTLVFIIELLNIV; encoded by the coding sequence ATGGACATTTTAGAACTATTAGGACACATTGGTAAAACCGAAGAAAAAGATAAAATTTCGTATTCAGCTGGAGTTGTAATGGCTCTAAGTCTGAAAGATATTGGATTTGAAGAAATAAAATATGAAGATTATGTAGACGGAATGAAATCAGTTTTTGATAAATCCGGAGAAAAAATTTCGCCAAAACGCTCTATTGATATTTTCAACAATTATGTGGCATTGCTGCAGGAAGAATTAAAAGTTAAAAATGCCGAAATAGGAACTGCTTTTCTGGCTAAAAATGCCTCAAAAGAAGGTATTACTGTATTGTCAAGCGGTTTGCAATATGAAGTTTTAACCGAAGGAAACGGCAGAAAACCAAAAATAACTGATACCGTAAATGTAATTTATGAAGGTTATTTGATAAATAAAGATGTCTTTGATTCAACCAAAGATACAGGCCCTCAAAAAATGAGAGTATTGCAGACCATAAAAGGCTGGCAGGAAGCACTGCAGTTAATGCCCGAAGGTTCGCGCTGGAAAATTTATATCCCGCATGATTTGGCTTACGCCGAAATGGGAGCGCCGCCGATCATTCAGCCCAACTCTACTTTAGTATTCATTATAGAACTTTTAAATATCGTTTAA
- the hypD gene encoding hydrogenase formation protein HypD — MKYLSEYRNPELVKHYISEIHKITTKPWNIMEICGGQTHSLVKNGLLDLLPKNIRMIHGPGCPVCVTPVSLINKAIELMKQGVVLCSFGDMIRVPGSSKSLLQAKAEGGDLRILYSPLEAVNIAAKNLDKEIVFFAVGFETTAPSNALAVLHAQKLGLTNFSLLVSHVLVPPAMEAILSDKFCTINAFLGAGHVCTIVGLEEYYPIAEKYKIPIVVSGFEPADMVQAIYHTVLQLEQGKHEVENQYTRLVKEEGNLRAKEVVNTIFTIGTQEWRGIGKIENSGLVLRENYKMYDANIKFSIETTNSKTDNLCIAGQILTGNKRPNECPEFGKKCKPSFPLGAPMVSSEGACAAYFNYL; from the coding sequence ATGAAATACCTGTCTGAATATCGAAATCCGGAACTGGTTAAACACTACATAAGTGAAATCCATAAAATAACCACAAAACCATGGAATATCATGGAAATTTGCGGTGGTCAGACGCATTCATTAGTCAAAAACGGTCTGCTGGATTTATTGCCAAAAAACATTAGGATGATACACGGGCCGGGTTGTCCGGTTTGTGTTACGCCTGTTTCGTTAATCAATAAAGCAATTGAATTAATGAAACAAGGTGTCGTTCTGTGTTCTTTTGGAGATATGATTCGGGTTCCCGGTTCATCAAAAAGTCTATTGCAGGCCAAAGCTGAAGGCGGTGATTTACGCATTTTATATTCTCCTTTAGAAGCTGTAAATATTGCGGCTAAAAATCTGGATAAGGAAATTGTATTTTTTGCTGTTGGTTTTGAAACTACTGCGCCCAGCAATGCGCTGGCCGTTCTTCATGCCCAAAAACTGGGTTTAACCAATTTTAGTTTATTGGTTTCTCATGTTTTAGTTCCGCCTGCAATGGAAGCTATTTTATCAGATAAATTCTGCACCATAAATGCTTTTTTAGGTGCGGGGCATGTCTGTACAATTGTAGGTCTGGAAGAATATTATCCTATTGCCGAAAAATACAAAATACCAATCGTCGTTTCCGGTTTTGAACCTGCTGATATGGTGCAGGCGATTTATCATACCGTTTTGCAATTGGAACAAGGAAAACATGAAGTAGAAAATCAATATACAAGATTGGTAAAAGAAGAAGGAAACCTGAGAGCAAAAGAAGTCGTAAATACCATTTTTACTATTGGAACTCAGGAATGGCGAGGCATTGGTAAAATTGAAAACAGCGGACTTGTATTGAGAGAAAATTATAAAATGTATGATGCGAACATCAAATTTTCTATTGAAACAACGAATAGCAAAACGGATAATTTGTGTATTGCAGGCCAAATCCTGACGGGAAATAAAAGACCAAACGAATGTCCTGAATTCGGAAAAAAATGCAAACCTTCTTTTCCGTTAGGAGCGCCAATGGTTTCGTCTGAAGGTGCTTGTGCCGCTTATTTCAACTATCTATAA
- a CDS encoding urease accessory protein UreH domain-containing protein — MIGLLITVYAGLEHAFEADHLLAVNNLVTNRTKIKDALKDGMFWGVGHTATIFIVGVIMIGFKISISENVFSYLEAVVGLMLIVLGIIRLFKLLYKKRHSHTYYHSHEHTHSNGVTHTHMHAHTYFHSHPIASFKHAHYDGSTNYKTAFGVGLVHGLAGSGSLVILVISQMKTPLEGLLYILIFGVGSIIGMFIASGLFSIPFTKSILKSQKLQYALIILSSAICIIFGFKIIYTNLL; from the coding sequence ATGATTGGATTACTTATTACCGTTTACGCCGGACTTGAACATGCTTTTGAGGCTGATCATTTACTGGCAGTAAACAATCTTGTTACAAATAGAACTAAAATTAAAGATGCTTTAAAAGACGGAATGTTTTGGGGCGTTGGTCATACTGCCACTATTTTTATTGTGGGCGTTATTATGATTGGTTTTAAAATTTCGATAAGCGAAAATGTATTCAGCTATCTTGAAGCGGTTGTTGGTTTAATGCTGATTGTTTTAGGAATAATTCGTTTGTTTAAATTATTATACAAAAAAAGGCATTCGCATACGTATTATCATAGTCATGAACATACGCACAGCAACGGAGTCACGCATACACACATGCATGCTCATACTTATTTTCATTCGCATCCTATTGCCTCTTTTAAACATGCTCATTATGACGGATCAACCAATTATAAAACGGCATTTGGCGTAGGATTGGTACATGGTTTGGCAGGAAGCGGTTCATTGGTTATTTTGGTTATTTCGCAAATGAAAACACCATTGGAAGGTCTGCTTTATATTTTGATTTTTGGAGTGGGATCAATAATTGGAATGTTTATCGCATCAGGATTGTTTAGTATTCCATTTACCAAAAGCATTCTTAAATCTCAAAAACTCCAATATGCATTAATTATACTTTCATCTGCAATATGCATTATATTCGGATTTAAAATCATTTATACCAATTTACTTTAA
- a CDS encoding MgtC/SapB family protein: MTTTEFFTRLVIALFAGLIIGFERQWHHKETGLKTNMLVATGAAAFVLLSIKVAANAPNIDVTRITAQVVMGVGFLGAGVIFREGSNVHGLNSAATIWCSAAIGCISASGYFIEALICTFLVIIVNTVLEPVEKWMRNRK, translated from the coding sequence ATGACTACAACCGAATTTTTCACACGACTGGTAATTGCCTTATTTGCCGGATTGATTATAGGATTTGAAAGACAATGGCATCATAAAGAAACGGGTTTAAAAACCAATATGCTTGTAGCAACCGGAGCCGCTGCTTTTGTTTTATTGTCTATAAAAGTGGCAGCAAATGCCCCAAATATCGATGTTACCCGTATCACGGCTCAGGTTGTTATGGGAGTTGGTTTTTTGGGTGCCGGTGTTATATTTAGAGAAGGTTCAAATGTACACGGATTAAATTCGGCGGCAACAATATGGTGCAGTGCGGCAATTGGCTGTATTTCTGCTTCTGGTTATTTTATTGAAGCTTTAATTTGTACATTTTTGGTAATTATTGTCAATACAGTTTTAGAACCTGTAGAAAAGTGGATGAGGAATAGGAAGTGA
- a CDS encoding polysaccharide deacetylase family protein: MKIFFLKTTLFLMFLTLFSCETKKQKAEPKAYKAGVILSFDDAYVDEWAEADAALKKYGWKATFNVCRIDSIGAPEIKKLLQMQKEGHEIAGHGYHHYNALKFVKQNGIDAYMKQEIDPMIVSMKKKSFKVTSFAYPYGERSDELDKALSKKFKIIRGRAFGGEAPEKQDSYFNNSKIVFAFDIDNSHIHFSIPYVLELLDYAKKNNKILLLCGHKPVRNVTENYQTKIETLEFICKYMKENNLKFYTLSDLDNLLPEN; this comes from the coding sequence ATGAAGATATTCTTTTTAAAAACGACTTTGTTTTTAATGTTCTTAACTCTTTTTTCTTGTGAAACTAAAAAGCAAAAAGCCGAACCTAAGGCTTATAAAGCTGGAGTGATTTTGTCTTTTGATGATGCTTATGTCGATGAATGGGCAGAAGCGGATGCTGCTTTAAAAAAATACGGATGGAAAGCAACTTTTAATGTATGCCGAATAGATTCTATAGGAGCGCCCGAAATAAAAAAACTTCTTCAAATGCAGAAAGAAGGCCATGAAATTGCCGGACATGGTTATCACCATTATAATGCTTTGAAATTTGTAAAGCAAAACGGAATCGATGCTTATATGAAACAGGAAATAGATCCTATGATTGTTTCTATGAAAAAGAAATCGTTTAAAGTTACTTCGTTTGCTTATCCGTATGGCGAAAGATCGGATGAATTAGATAAAGCTTTGTCAAAAAAGTTTAAAATTATAAGAGGAAGAGCTTTTGGAGGTGAAGCTCCGGAAAAGCAGGACAGCTATTTTAATAATTCAAAAATCGTATTTGCTTTTGATATCGATAACAGTCACATTCATTTTAGCATTCCGTATGTTTTAGAACTGCTGGATTATGCTAAAAAGAACAATAAAATACTGCTTTTATGCGGTCATAAACCTGTAAGAAACGTGACTGAAAATTATCAGACTAAGATTGAAACTTTAGAATTTATATGTAAATACATGAAAGAGAACAATCTTAAATTTTACACTTTATCAGATTTAGATAATCTGCTTCCTGAAAATTAG
- a CDS encoding response regulator transcription factor, which yields MNKVLLVEDDPRVASFILRGLEENLYQVKTVSKGYEAVNEVMENDFDIIILDIMLPDITGFEVCEILRNRKIIVPILILSALDTPHEKVKGLQSGADDYLAKPFLFEELLARINAQLRRAEFSSGILDFQSYAGIEINMKEQSASRDGKELNLSSRELKLLIFFMKNREKALSRIAIAEAVWNLELDMNSNTVDVYINYLRNKVDKNFSEPLIHTVKGTGYMLKKKTHES from the coding sequence ATGAACAAAGTATTATTAGTAGAAGATGATCCGCGTGTTGCATCTTTTATTTTAAGAGGTCTTGAAGAAAACCTATATCAGGTAAAAACCGTTTCAAAAGGATATGAAGCTGTAAACGAAGTCATGGAAAATGATTTTGATATTATCATTCTCGATATTATGCTTCCTGATATTACTGGTTTTGAAGTTTGTGAGATTTTAAGAAACAGAAAAATAATCGTTCCCATTCTTATCTTAAGCGCGCTTGATACACCTCACGAAAAGGTAAAAGGTTTACAATCCGGCGCAGATGATTATTTGGCTAAACCTTTTTTGTTTGAAGAACTTTTGGCGAGAATAAATGCGCAGCTTCGCCGTGCCGAATTCAGCTCCGGAATTTTAGATTTTCAGTCTTATGCGGGAATCGAAATCAATATGAAAGAACAAAGTGCTTCAAGAGACGGAAAAGAACTTAATCTTTCGTCCAGAGAACTTAAGCTTTTAATTTTCTTTATGAAAAACCGCGAAAAAGCACTTTCGAGAATTGCAATTGCAGAAGCTGTCTGGAATCTTGAACTTGACATGAACTCAAATACGGTTGATGTTTATATAAATTACTTAAGAAACAAAGTCGATAAAAACTTTTCTGAACCTTTGATCCATACAGTAAAAGGAACCGGATATATGCTTAAGAAAAAAACACATGAATCTTAA
- a CDS encoding sensor histidine kinase yields MNLKNKLSVNSTLLFAFTVGLVLAGSFLLFKKHRQDLYFERLEDSALITAFFYFEKDEITKVDSSRYQRIEIQYKKITNQTIRIYNAKTKELYLKDDIDITLTDKELKAISKNRILHFIKEDRQFTGLYYKDNQGDFIIVVSGIDTVGDRQFDVLGLMFIGFYLLAIPLNFLLGRFLARQTFRPFEDVIAKVNTITTENLHSRLEMPTVSGKDEIKELITTFNYLLERLENGVTIQKNFLKNASHELKTPLTIIIGDIDVSLQQPRTNEQYEEVLKSLRKDTFHLKSILDGLLILSGLQISEPEQMELVRIDEILWNVLEKKAIEYPESKVSVNLDAIADQENLLSVYANKHMLFTALYNIIDNAIKFSFPEKVEVLVYSEEGKLLIKIIDQGAGISKSDQESIFELFFRSDRTRHIKGQGLGLFITMQILKLHNIELEVDSELEKGTTFSLLFP; encoded by the coding sequence ATGAATCTTAAAAACAAACTTTCTGTAAATTCTACGCTGTTATTTGCTTTTACTGTTGGACTCGTTCTGGCTGGTTCTTTTTTGCTTTTTAAAAAACACAGACAGGATCTTTATTTTGAAAGACTCGAAGACAGTGCCTTAATAACTGCTTTTTTTTATTTTGAAAAAGATGAAATTACAAAAGTTGACAGTTCCCGTTACCAAAGAATAGAAATTCAATATAAAAAAATCACCAATCAGACGATCAGGATATACAATGCAAAAACCAAAGAATTGTATTTGAAAGACGATATTGATATTACACTGACTGACAAAGAATTAAAAGCAATTTCTAAAAACAGAATATTGCATTTCATAAAAGAAGACAGACAATTTACAGGTTTATATTATAAGGATAACCAGGGTGATTTTATTATTGTAGTATCTGGAATTGATACTGTTGGTGACCGTCAATTTGATGTATTGGGTTTAATGTTTATTGGGTTTTATCTGCTGGCCATTCCGTTGAATTTTCTTTTAGGCAGATTTTTGGCAAGACAAACTTTCAGGCCTTTTGAAGATGTTATTGCAAAAGTAAACACCATTACAACAGAAAACCTGCATTCGAGACTCGAAATGCCCACAGTAAGCGGAAAAGATGAAATAAAAGAACTTATAACCACTTTTAATTATTTATTAGAACGTCTTGAAAACGGGGTAACAATACAAAAGAATTTTCTAAAAAATGCATCGCACGAACTAAAAACACCGCTTACCATTATTATTGGTGATATTGATGTATCGTTGCAGCAGCCCAGAACTAACGAGCAATATGAAGAAGTTCTAAAATCGCTCAGAAAAGATACTTTTCATCTTAAATCTATATTAGACGGACTTTTGATTTTATCCGGATTACAGATTTCTGAACCAGAACAAATGGAATTGGTAAGAATAGATGAAATTTTATGGAATGTATTAGAAAAAAAGGCAATTGAATATCCTGAATCAAAAGTGTCTGTAAATCTCGACGCTATTGCAGATCAGGAAAATCTGCTTTCTGTTTATGCCAATAAACATATGCTTTTTACAGCTCTTTATAACATTATAGATAATGCGATTAAATTCTCATTTCCTGAAAAAGTTGAAGTTTTGGTTTATTCAGAAGAAGGTAAGCTTTTAATAAAAATTATAGATCAGGGAGCCGGAATTTCTAAAAGTGATCAGGAATCAATTTTTGAACTGTTTTTTAGGAGCGATCGCACCCGCCATATTAAAGGTCAGGGATTAGGACTTTTTATTACCATGCAGATTCTTAAACTTCATAATATTGAATTAGAAGTAGATTCTGAACTCGAAAAAGGAACTACTTTTTCTTTATTATTTCCTTGA